In Sulfuracidifex metallicus DSM 6482 = JCM 9184, a single window of DNA contains:
- a CDS encoding SufD family Fe-S cluster assembly protein — protein sequence MTLADPDILRKSLSQFNNQAEREDLLSAYYAIPYQAIHDSPTIKTYTEWSTYERLNIRNVNVPKVVEGSEIIIDDEKIIRPSHVQVSDSMKGTLFRKDDGKLVSLAMATAKVMKIEKSGNYVIRHKASSGLSPIHLIIKSSPRDLLNVTYLLEVNGEPVLPLSLISIEAEKDSSVSFSGVILGGRNPNFISVKANVRGSLNTTLFSTESSMSHVSLKTNVDSNAKSTFSALALGTERDRIDMVTDVSHVGAKSVSDGKLKGITADEAEISVRGIAEIKEEATDSSTSITGRAMILSPFSHASVVPMLEVKTGRVVMAKHSAAVSKINEDMIFYLKSRGLTQKEAEGMIIRGFIEDEVTDLIRDKIEQILYHLGY from the coding sequence TTGACTCTCGCAGATCCAGATATTTTGAGAAAGTCACTAAGTCAGTTCAATAACCAAGCTGAAAGGGAGGATCTATTATCAGCTTACTACGCTATACCTTACCAAGCAATTCATGATTCTCCTACTATAAAGACGTATACCGAGTGGTCAACCTATGAAAGGTTAAACATAAGAAACGTAAACGTACCAAAGGTGGTGGAAGGATCAGAGATTATTATAGACGACGAAAAGATAATTCGTCCTTCACATGTTCAGGTTTCGGATTCAATGAAAGGTACGTTGTTCAGAAAGGACGACGGAAAGTTAGTTTCCCTTGCAATGGCTACAGCTAAGGTCATGAAAATAGAAAAATCAGGGAACTACGTTATAAGACATAAGGCATCCTCTGGACTTTCTCCAATTCACTTGATAATTAAATCATCTCCTAGAGACTTGTTGAATGTTACTTATCTGCTGGAAGTTAATGGCGAACCTGTACTTCCCTTGTCCCTGATTTCAATAGAGGCAGAGAAGGATAGCTCGGTCTCATTTTCAGGCGTGATTCTAGGCGGCAGAAATCCCAACTTTATCTCAGTAAAGGCTAACGTTAGGGGTTCCCTTAATACTACTCTTTTCAGTACCGAGAGTTCTATGAGTCATGTTTCGTTGAAGACTAACGTAGATTCCAACGCAAAGAGCACGTTCTCAGCTTTGGCGTTGGGAACTGAACGTGACAGAATAGACATGGTAACCGACGTGTCTCATGTAGGTGCAAAGAGCGTAAGCGACGGTAAGTTGAAGGGAATTACTGCGGATGAAGCTGAGATATCCGTGAGAGGAATAGCGGAAATTAAAGAAGAGGCAACTGACAGTTCTACTTCTATAACTGGTAGAGCCATGATACTGTCTCCTTTCTCTCACGCTTCAGTGGTACCCATGTTAGAGGTTAAAACTGGAAGGGTAGTAATGGCTAAGCATTCAGCAGCCGTTTCTAAGATAAACGAGGATATGATATTTTATCTCAAGAGCAGGGGCTTGACTCAAAAAGAAGCTGAGGGAATGATAATAAGAGGTTTCATAGAAGATGAAGTCACGGACTTAATAAGGGACAAGATAGAGCAGATACTCTACCATCTAGGTTATTAA
- the gcvH gene encoding glycine cleavage system protein GcvH has product MAEIKVGKYTVLSDLLYTETDEWVKLEGNVATVGITDYAQKKLRDIVGVELPEVGRTFSIGDSVGVVESVKAAVDIYAPLSGQVTEVNGLLTSSPELMNKDPYGQGWIFKLNCTDLNEKVKLMDAENYVKKIQKGE; this is encoded by the coding sequence ATGGCAGAAATAAAGGTTGGTAAATACACGGTCCTCTCAGATTTACTTTATACCGAAACGGACGAGTGGGTCAAGTTAGAAGGAAATGTAGCTACTGTAGGAATTACTGACTATGCACAAAAGAAACTACGAGACATAGTTGGAGTAGAGCTTCCAGAAGTAGGCAGAACGTTTTCAATTGGAGATTCAGTGGGCGTAGTGGAATCTGTTAAGGCAGCAGTTGATATATACGCTCCGCTCTCAGGTCAAGTGACCGAGGTGAACGGGTTGCTTACATCATCTCCTGAACTCATGAACAAGGATCCCTACGGTCAGGGATGGATATTCAAGCTTAATTGCACAGACCTTAACGAAAAGGTAAAATTGATGGATGCAGAAAATTATGTTAAGAAAATACAAAAAGGTGAATGA
- a CDS encoding AbrB/MazE/SpoVT family DNA-binding domain-containing protein has product MAEDRNAKDMETRKVQKLGSSSLFITLPKKWINKWKINPGDKIIMEVLDDGTLKLVAEKIKFNSGKKSITLDIDTLKQPMTKVLTCLYSLGYDEIVFESKKPLNPKEVEEVSEFSRQLVGAELTESSETRVKLECLLDIEKIGLESLLRRILNIVSKKIDNIIAFLSNQEIKEVYANQEDLRKIYLMLLRRTVGDRLYGESDLTKNSFVIVNASLLLNTDSMLDKLMDYLKRTPLPGNVSESVKLILGSMNDLLDEIVMSILFPSIKRISNGNTIISQIKNIMNDSMKNSPEILLIYISQILSLMENALSNSSCTIFLEDLPWIERNLTG; this is encoded by the coding sequence GTGGCAGAAGACAGGAATGCCAAGGATATGGAGACAAGGAAAGTACAGAAGTTAGGCTCATCCTCCCTTTTCATTACCTTGCCTAAAAAATGGATAAACAAGTGGAAGATAAATCCTGGAGACAAAATAATAATGGAAGTTCTAGACGACGGCACACTGAAGCTAGTCGCTGAGAAAATAAAGTTCAATTCAGGTAAAAAGAGCATAACACTTGACATAGATACTTTAAAACAACCCATGACCAAGGTGCTTACTTGTCTTTATTCCCTAGGCTATGACGAGATAGTTTTCGAAAGTAAAAAGCCTTTGAATCCAAAAGAGGTTGAGGAAGTTTCAGAGTTCTCAAGGCAACTAGTTGGAGCTGAACTGACTGAGAGTTCCGAAACCAGAGTTAAGCTGGAGTGTCTCTTGGATATAGAAAAGATAGGTTTAGAGAGTCTTTTGAGGAGAATACTTAACATAGTTTCCAAGAAGATAGACAACATAATCGCTTTTTTAAGTAATCAAGAAATCAAGGAAGTTTACGCCAACCAAGAGGACTTAAGGAAGATATACCTAATGCTGTTGAGGAGAACCGTGGGGGACAGACTCTACGGAGAATCAGACCTAACTAAGAATTCTTTCGTTATAGTTAACGCGTCCCTCCTGCTTAACACGGACTCAATGTTGGACAAACTCATGGACTATCTTAAGAGGACTCCTCTCCCAGGAAACGTTTCTGAGTCGGTGAAGTTAATCCTCGGTAGTATGAATGACTTGCTTGATGAAATAGTAATGAGCATACTTTTCCCCAGCATTAAGAGAATTTCCAATGGTAACACGATCATTTCTCAGATAAAGAACATCATGAACGATTCCATGAAGAATTCTCCAGAGATCTTACTAATTTACATTTCTCAGATACTTTCACTCATGGAAAATGCACTTTCGAATAGTTCATGCACAATTTTCTTGGAAGATTTACCCTGGATAGAAAGAAATTTAACGGGATAG
- a CDS encoding PAC2 family protein, translating to MNDMHGIEFREKYIPEVSKPTYVILGLPDAGLVGGISTEFLITNSQFKEFAQVYSESHLPPISHISSGIAKSPLSLYHKDNIIVVHSWAAIPSGSLQPVASALVEYLSKFSPALIVSITGLPVQNRLDLEKPTPYWIANDESLGEEVEKTGLMKRFEEGYIAGPYAPILLESARKGLRNLVIVVESFLDLPDPEAAAVALDTLGKYIGIQVDTSSLLKEAEEVRAKIKGLMEQTRREMPGYTSVKPSTYA from the coding sequence GTGAATGATATGCATGGAATAGAATTTAGAGAAAAGTACATACCAGAGGTAAGCAAACCCACTTACGTTATTCTGGGCCTTCCTGACGCAGGGTTAGTAGGCGGGATATCGACTGAGTTCTTGATTACTAACTCTCAATTCAAAGAATTCGCGCAAGTTTACTCCGAATCTCATTTGCCTCCCATTTCTCATATCTCCTCCGGAATAGCTAAGTCACCTCTTTCCCTATATCATAAGGACAATATTATAGTAGTTCATTCATGGGCAGCCATACCTTCTGGATCTTTACAGCCAGTGGCTTCTGCGTTGGTGGAATACCTATCCAAGTTCTCTCCCGCACTTATAGTTTCCATTACAGGTCTTCCAGTACAGAACAGGCTAGACTTAGAGAAGCCAACCCCTTACTGGATAGCTAACGATGAATCTCTAGGTGAGGAAGTGGAGAAAACCGGTTTAATGAAGAGATTTGAGGAAGGATATATAGCAGGACCTTACGCTCCGATACTTTTGGAGAGTGCGAGGAAAGGTTTACGGAACCTTGTAATAGTTGTAGAATCCTTTTTAGATTTGCCAGATCCAGAGGCAGCTGCTGTTGCCCTCGATACGCTGGGCAAGTATATAGGCATCCAGGTAGATACTTCTTCCTTGCTTAAGGAAGCTGAGGAAGTGAGAGCTAAGATCAAGGGACTTATGGAGCAAACCAGAAGGGAGATGCCGGGATATACATCAGTTAAACCTTCAACATATGCGTGA
- the gcvT gene encoding glycine cleavage system aminomethyltransferase GcvT, which translates to MFVSPLFALEEKLGANFGEFAGWNMPMTFTNYQEEHMAVRNGITVFDLSHMGRLRVKGNPNELEELIAKELTKAMPSQMIGPTAFLNDKGGFVDDVMTYKVSDSEYLLVTNAINREKVIKWIRSNSSLAVEDLTFDLVMLAIQGKKVKDIFDVDQISHMIFKLNSKFLGKEVFLLSRSGWTGEDGVEIWAKPEIAGAILNELVQMGVKPAGLVTRDSIRQEMGYLLYGEDIDEETTPIEARYWVFSMNKNFIGKDAIVEQLKSGVKKIRFGFKMKKGLRIIPRNGNSVSSLGYKIGHVTSSTFSPFLNRAIGMGYISPSHFFLGYTLEVEVRGKTYEIKVDDFPFI; encoded by the coding sequence ATGTTTGTTTCGCCTTTGTTTGCGCTTGAAGAAAAGTTAGGAGCTAACTTTGGAGAGTTTGCAGGCTGGAATATGCCAATGACATTCACCAATTATCAAGAGGAACACATGGCTGTAAGAAATGGCATAACAGTTTTCGATCTTTCTCATATGGGAAGGCTCAGAGTAAAGGGAAACCCAAATGAATTGGAGGAGTTAATAGCTAAGGAGTTAACCAAAGCAATGCCATCTCAAATGATAGGCCCAACCGCCTTCCTTAACGATAAGGGCGGTTTCGTTGATGACGTAATGACCTATAAGGTAAGCGATTCAGAATACTTGCTTGTAACTAACGCAATTAACAGAGAAAAGGTAATTAAATGGATAAGGTCAAACTCCTCGCTGGCGGTTGAAGATCTAACTTTTGACTTGGTAATGCTTGCAATTCAAGGCAAAAAAGTTAAGGACATATTTGATGTAGATCAAATATCTCACATGATATTTAAGTTAAATTCTAAATTCTTAGGTAAAGAAGTTTTCCTGCTAAGTAGATCTGGATGGACTGGCGAAGACGGAGTTGAGATTTGGGCTAAACCTGAGATTGCGGGAGCAATTCTAAACGAGTTAGTTCAAATGGGAGTTAAGCCTGCAGGACTAGTTACAAGAGATAGTATAAGGCAGGAAATGGGATATCTACTTTATGGGGAAGACATAGACGAAGAAACTACTCCTATCGAAGCTAGATATTGGGTGTTTTCAATGAACAAGAACTTCATAGGAAAGGACGCCATAGTGGAACAACTCAAGAGCGGAGTTAAGAAGATAAGGTTTGGTTTCAAAATGAAGAAAGGACTTAGGATCATTCCCAGAAATGGGAATTCAGTATCCTCCTTAGGATATAAGATAGGTCACGTTACAAGTTCAACCTTCTCTCCGTTTCTGAATAGGGCCATAGGAATGGGTTACATCTCTCCTAGCCATTTCTTCTTAGGTTATACGTTAGAGGTAGAGGTTAGAGGGAAAACGTATGAAATAAAAGTTGATGACTTCCCATTTATTTAA
- a CDS encoding MFS transporter: MDRNPFKNVDSSKLSLNHIKIWYTSGMGFFTDAYDLFIIGAIIDTLINAHKYAGINIAGFTSYLIGPNSAFWTGLLASSAIITAILGQLLFGYLGDRIGRKTVYGVEASLLALGAFLSGISINLPMLILFRSIMGIGIGGDYPISATIMSEYANVKDRGKLIALVFANQGLGSVAAVAVGTISALYLPPDIAWRVMAIIGAIPAATVIYLRRKVPETPRYSLLAKGDVETAKKAAAVLGTSLDTSSAVTSRKVPFSEFISRYGKLLIGTAITWTMLDMAFYGTGVYSGPIVSSVLGSTFPHLAKGVYLPLGDFQADLAKEIFDGGIPFLVGFFGYFTAVALMDKLGRKLIQVQGFVMMAVLYVIVSLVMVASGPKVTGFMIPTLAAFSLYALSYFFIDFGPNTTTFVIPAEVYPVRYRTTGHGISAASGKVGAAISTYLFPTLLLTIGVKEILLMLAGISVIGALLTLAFVKEPKNRSLEEVSEEELIPSEGSEVSSGK, translated from the coding sequence ATGGATAGAAATCCGTTTAAGAACGTTGATTCTTCAAAGTTATCGTTGAATCACATTAAGATATGGTATACCTCCGGTATGGGATTTTTCACTGATGCGTACGATCTTTTTATTATAGGCGCCATAATTGATACGCTCATAAATGCCCACAAGTACGCTGGAATAAACATAGCAGGCTTCACCTCTTATTTGATTGGTCCAAACTCAGCCTTTTGGACTGGCTTGTTAGCATCTTCCGCAATAATAACTGCAATATTGGGGCAACTTCTCTTTGGATATTTAGGAGACAGAATAGGAAGAAAGACGGTTTACGGTGTTGAGGCGTCCCTTTTAGCTCTAGGAGCATTCTTGAGTGGCATTTCAATAAATCTTCCTATGTTAATACTTTTTAGGTCGATAATGGGAATAGGCATAGGAGGAGATTATCCTATATCTGCAACGATAATGAGCGAGTATGCGAACGTCAAGGATCGCGGAAAGCTCATAGCATTAGTTTTTGCAAATCAAGGTCTAGGATCAGTTGCAGCAGTTGCTGTAGGTACTATATCAGCATTGTACCTACCTCCCGATATTGCTTGGAGAGTAATGGCAATTATAGGAGCCATACCTGCGGCGACTGTAATATACTTAAGGAGAAAGGTTCCGGAGACCCCAAGATATTCCTTATTGGCTAAGGGAGATGTTGAGACGGCAAAGAAGGCTGCGGCAGTTCTAGGAACTTCATTGGACACTTCCTCAGCGGTTACCTCAAGGAAGGTTCCATTCTCAGAGTTTATATCTAGGTACGGTAAGTTGCTGATTGGAACTGCAATAACTTGGACCATGCTGGATATGGCATTTTATGGCACAGGAGTGTACTCCGGTCCAATAGTTAGCTCGGTATTAGGGAGCACCTTCCCTCATCTGGCCAAGGGAGTGTACTTACCTCTTGGGGATTTCCAGGCTGATTTAGCAAAGGAAATATTTGATGGTGGAATACCATTCCTCGTGGGCTTCTTTGGATATTTCACTGCGGTGGCTTTGATGGATAAGCTAGGCAGGAAGCTGATACAAGTACAAGGTTTTGTCATGATGGCAGTTCTCTACGTAATAGTGAGCCTAGTTATGGTAGCAAGTGGTCCGAAAGTGACGGGTTTCATGATCCCCACGTTAGCGGCATTTTCTTTATATGCACTGTCTTACTTCTTCATAGATTTCGGTCCTAATACTACAACGTTCGTGATTCCAGCTGAGGTATATCCAGTAAGGTATAGGACTACAGGTCATGGAATATCTGCAGCATCGGGAAAAGTAGGAGCAGCCATATCCACGTATTTGTTCCCCACATTGTTACTAACTATTGGAGTAAAGGAGATCCTTTTGATGTTAGCCGGGATAAGCGTGATAGGAGCGTTGTTGACACTGGCCTTCGTGAAAGAGCCAAAGAATAGGTCCTTGGAGGAGGTCTCTGAAGAAGAGTTGATCCCCTCAGAAGGTAGCGAAGTATCATCAGGAAAGTAA
- the sufC gene encoding Fe-S cluster assembly ATPase SufC: MSTLKIEDLHVEVEGKEILKGITLEIKSGEVHALMGPNGSGKTTLSLALLGHPKYKITKGKITIDGEDITNVDTFEKAKRGLFLAFQNPVEVPGVRLSTLLVAEYNKVKGTSVSVPQIIQEVRTISKEVGIQESLLNRGVHEGFSGGEKKRVEVLQMLLLKPKFAILDEPDSGVDVDGLSVIAKGISQLREQNSTGYLIITHYRRILDHINADKIHVLYRGKIIASGSMELAKKIDEFGYEAVIKDAQN, translated from the coding sequence ATGTCAACATTAAAGATTGAAGATTTACATGTTGAAGTAGAAGGAAAGGAAATATTGAAGGGAATAACCTTAGAAATAAAGAGCGGTGAAGTTCACGCCTTAATGGGTCCTAACGGATCTGGGAAAACTACCCTTTCATTGGCACTATTAGGTCACCCAAAATACAAGATAACTAAAGGTAAGATTACCATAGATGGAGAGGACATAACTAATGTGGACACTTTTGAAAAGGCTAAACGTGGTCTTTTCCTAGCGTTTCAGAACCCTGTTGAAGTCCCTGGCGTAAGATTATCTACATTGCTAGTAGCGGAGTACAACAAAGTGAAGGGCACTTCCGTGTCTGTACCTCAGATAATTCAGGAAGTAAGGACCATAAGCAAGGAGGTAGGAATTCAGGAGTCTCTCCTCAATAGGGGAGTTCATGAAGGTTTCAGCGGCGGCGAAAAGAAAAGGGTGGAAGTTCTTCAGATGCTCCTCTTGAAACCAAAGTTTGCAATATTGGATGAGCCAGATTCAGGAGTTGACGTGGACGGTCTTTCAGTTATAGCAAAAGGAATATCTCAATTGCGAGAGCAGAACTCTACGGGATATCTAATCATCACTCACTACAGGAGGATATTGGATCATATAAATGCAGATAAAATACACGTACTTTATCGTGGAAAGATAATAGCCTCTGGATCCATGGAGCTAGCCAAGAAAATAGACGAGTTCGGTTATGAGGCAGTGATTAAGGACGCCCAAAATTGA